Proteins encoded together in one Gallus gallus isolate bGalGal1 chromosome 18, bGalGal1.mat.broiler.GRCg7b, whole genome shotgun sequence window:
- the GRB2 gene encoding growth factor receptor-bound protein 2 isoform 2 (isoform 2 is encoded by transcript variant 5), which produces MEAIAKYDFKATADDELSFKRGDILKNRIPTKQGETRNTICLYTTEPNVLNEECDQNWYKAELNGKDGFIPKNYIEMKPHPWFFGKIPRAKAEEMLGKQRHDGAFLIRESESAPGDFSLSVKFGNDVQHFKVLRDGAGKYFLWVVKFNSLNELVDYHRSTSVSRNQQIFLRDIEQVPQQPTYVQALFDFDPQEEGELGFRRGDFIQVLDNSDPNWWKGACHGQTGMFPRNYVTPVNRNI; this is translated from the exons ATGGAAGCCATCGCCAAATACGACTTCAAAGCTACAGCAGATGACGAGCTGAGCTTCAAACGGGGGGATATACTTAAG AATCGGATTCCAACTAAGCAAGGGGAGACAAGGAACACAATCTGTTTGTATACAACTGAGCCTAAC GTTTTGAATGAAGAATGTGATCAGAATTGGTACAAGGCAGAACTCAATGGAAAAGATGGCTTCATTCCCAAGAACTATATAGAAATGAAACCACATCC GTGGTTTTTTGGAAAGATTCCCCGAGCAAAGGCTGAAGAGATGTTAGGCAAACAGAGACACGATGGTGCCTTCCTTATCAGGGAGAGTGAGAGTGCTCCTGGGGACTTCTCCCTCTCAGTCAA GTTTGGAAATGATGTGCAGCACTTCAAGGTGCTTAGAGATGGGGCTGGCAAGTATTTCCTCTGGGTGGTGAAGTTCAATTCTTTGAACGAGCTGGTAGATTATCACAGATCCACATCTGTCTCCAGGAACCAGCAAATATTTCTACGGGATATCGAACAGGTGCCACAG caacCAACCTATGTTCAGGCTCTGTTTGATTTCGATCcccaggaggaaggagagctggGTTTCCGCCGTGGAGACTTTATCCAAGTCCTTGACAATTCTGACCCCAACTGGTGGAAGGGAGCCTGCCACGGACAGACGGGCATGTTTCCACGCAACTATGTGACCCCAGTGAACCGGAACATCTAG
- the GRB2 gene encoding growth factor receptor-bound protein 2 isoform 1 (isoform 1 is encoded by transcript variant 4) yields MEAIAKYDFKATADDELSFKRGDILKVLNEECDQNWYKAELNGKDGFIPKNYIEMKPHPWFFGKIPRAKAEEMLGKQRHDGAFLIRESESAPGDFSLSVKFGNDVQHFKVLRDGAGKYFLWVVKFNSLNELVDYHRSTSVSRNQQIFLRDIEQVPQQPTYVQALFDFDPQEEGELGFRRGDFIQVLDNSDPNWWKGACHGQTGMFPRNYVTPVNRNI; encoded by the exons ATGGAAGCCATCGCCAAATACGACTTCAAAGCTACAGCAGATGACGAGCTGAGCTTCAAACGGGGGGATATACTTAAG GTTTTGAATGAAGAATGTGATCAGAATTGGTACAAGGCAGAACTCAATGGAAAAGATGGCTTCATTCCCAAGAACTATATAGAAATGAAACCACATCC GTGGTTTTTTGGAAAGATTCCCCGAGCAAAGGCTGAAGAGATGTTAGGCAAACAGAGACACGATGGTGCCTTCCTTATCAGGGAGAGTGAGAGTGCTCCTGGGGACTTCTCCCTCTCAGTCAA GTTTGGAAATGATGTGCAGCACTTCAAGGTGCTTAGAGATGGGGCTGGCAAGTATTTCCTCTGGGTGGTGAAGTTCAATTCTTTGAACGAGCTGGTAGATTATCACAGATCCACATCTGTCTCCAGGAACCAGCAAATATTTCTACGGGATATCGAACAGGTGCCACAG caacCAACCTATGTTCAGGCTCTGTTTGATTTCGATCcccaggaggaaggagagctggGTTTCCGCCGTGGAGACTTTATCCAAGTCCTTGACAATTCTGACCCCAACTGGTGGAAGGGAGCCTGCCACGGACAGACGGGCATGTTTCCACGCAACTATGTGACCCCAGTGAACCGGAACATCTAG